One stretch of Pseudomonas sp. NC02 DNA includes these proteins:
- a CDS encoding DUF1883 domain-containing protein has protein sequence MKFIHQREHLNEGDIVVIECSQTCNIRLMSDANFRSFKNGGRHTYHGGAFDKFPAKITAPSTGFWNITLDVVTRRAISVTKKPTLSHKIRIVRRTNSKLS, from the coding sequence ATGAAATTCATCCACCAGCGTGAGCACCTCAATGAAGGAGATATTGTCGTCATTGAATGCTCGCAAACCTGCAACATCCGCCTGATGAGCGATGCCAACTTTCGCAGCTTCAAGAACGGCGGCCGCCATACTTACCACGGCGGCGCGTTCGACAAGTTCCCGGCAAAAATCACTGCGCCCAGCACCGGGTTCTGGAACATCACCCTGGACGTCGTGACCCGCCGCGCCATCAGCGTGACCAAAAAGCCGACGTTGTCCCACAAGATCCGCATTGTGCGCCGCACCAATTCGAAACTGAGCTGA
- a CDS encoding c-type cytochrome, giving the protein MMSLERVLMGSALLLMLGNAHALEGKNVYMQGGSQPGAAPCVACHGADGLGLAAAGFPRLAGLSAGYLRKQLHDFKSGARNSPVMQPLANALTEEEVSAVTRQLAAMPAPAPVPVHRSEMPTDAAQKIALQGAWERQIPACVSCHGPAGVGVGDGFPPLAGQSAAYLAAQLNAWRSGTRHNDPNALMGHIAKSLSAEEVQAVATYFASLSGQEAKP; this is encoded by the coding sequence ATGATGTCTCTGGAACGAGTTCTGATGGGTAGCGCGTTGTTGCTGATGTTGGGCAATGCCCACGCGCTGGAGGGGAAAAACGTTTATATGCAGGGCGGCTCGCAGCCGGGAGCTGCGCCGTGCGTGGCCTGCCACGGGGCTGATGGCCTGGGGCTGGCAGCCGCGGGTTTTCCGCGTTTGGCCGGTTTATCGGCGGGGTATTTGCGTAAGCAACTGCACGATTTTAAAAGTGGCGCCCGGAACAGCCCGGTGATGCAGCCACTGGCCAACGCCCTCACGGAAGAGGAAGTCAGCGCTGTAACCCGGCAGCTGGCGGCAATGCCTGCGCCCGCACCTGTGCCGGTGCACCGCAGCGAGATGCCTACTGACGCTGCGCAAAAGATTGCCCTGCAAGGTGCGTGGGAGCGCCAGATTCCGGCCTGTGTCAGCTGTCATGGCCCCGCCGGCGTGGGCGTCGGCGACGGGTTTCCACCCCTGGCCGGACAATCTGCGGCCTACCTCGCGGCGCAGTTGAACGCCTGGCGCAGCGGCACGCGCCATAACGATCCGAATGCTCTGATGGGCCATATCGCCAAATCCCTCAGCGCTGAAGAAGTGCAGGCCGTGGCCACCTATTTTGCCTCGTTGAGCGGCCAGGAGGCCAAGCCATGA